One Mycolicibacterium fortuitum subsp. fortuitum genomic window carries:
- a CDS encoding o-succinylbenzoate synthase: MQTLIDFDRSPVFAIPTVEPVGGLTVREGMLIEGPQGWGEFSPLPQAGALGRWLTAATEPGTVGWPDPVRGRVPIAISIPAVDAARAREIAAASGCRTAAVEVGTGKLADDLDRVRAVLDGLGTGGVIRCDAKGRWEPDTAVSAIVALDRAAGGLEFVTQPCRTVDELAEVRRRVEVPIAAGESIREADDLSDLRLGDAADIAVLATGPLGGARRALRVAESCGLPCVVSSTLETTIGLAAGLALAGALPELRFACELGTRVFLAGDVVADSRSLTAVDGYLPVAPMPPAPQRSQLERYAVTDPTRLAWWRDRLHTAISAA; this comes from the coding sequence GTGCAGACCCTCATCGACTTCGACCGCTCGCCGGTCTTCGCCATCCCGACCGTCGAACCAGTCGGTGGCCTCACGGTCCGCGAGGGAATGCTCATCGAGGGGCCCCAGGGCTGGGGAGAGTTCAGCCCGCTGCCGCAGGCGGGTGCGCTGGGGCGGTGGCTGACGGCGGCCACCGAGCCGGGAACGGTCGGCTGGCCCGACCCGGTGCGTGGGCGAGTACCCATAGCGATCAGCATTCCGGCCGTCGACGCCGCACGGGCGCGCGAGATCGCCGCGGCCTCGGGTTGCCGGACTGCGGCGGTGGAGGTGGGTACCGGGAAACTCGCCGATGACCTCGACCGGGTCAGGGCGGTGCTCGACGGGCTCGGCACAGGCGGTGTCATCAGGTGCGATGCCAAGGGACGGTGGGAGCCGGATACCGCGGTATCCGCCATCGTCGCTCTCGATCGGGCGGCCGGCGGACTGGAATTCGTCACACAACCGTGCCGCACGGTCGACGAGCTCGCCGAGGTGAGGCGCCGGGTCGAGGTGCCCATCGCGGCAGGGGAGTCGATCCGTGAAGCCGATGACCTGTCGGACCTGCGCCTCGGCGATGCGGCCGACATCGCCGTACTGGCCACAGGACCGCTGGGCGGGGCCCGGCGTGCGTTACGGGTTGCCGAGTCCTGCGGACTGCCCTGCGTGGTCAGCTCGACGCTCGAGACGACCATCGGACTGGCCGCCGGGCTCGCGCTCGCGGGGGCGTTGCCCGAGTTGAGGTTCGCGTGCGAACTGGGAACCCGGGTGTTTCTCGCCGGTGATGTGGTCGCGGATTCGCGGTCCCTGACCGCCGTCGATGGCTACCTGCCCGTTGCACCGATGCCTCCCGCACCCC
- a CDS encoding MOSC domain-containing protein, whose translation MAQVLTVNVAHPRPNTAEGRAVTGIDKRPVDGPVAVRAPGPMHGGLGSGLVGDTIGDQQFHGGDDQAVYAYAREDLDNWQTELEREIANGVFGENLTTAGVEVTHAVIGERWRVGSGGLELEVSRPRIPCRTFANWLQINGWVKTFTRKAIPGAYLRLVTPGPVSPGDEITVTSRPDHGITIGLVFRALTLEPQHLPEILRAEALPEPLRELAERRTKQG comes from the coding sequence ATGGCACAGGTACTGACGGTCAACGTGGCTCATCCACGCCCCAACACCGCTGAGGGCCGTGCCGTCACCGGCATCGACAAGCGGCCCGTCGACGGACCCGTTGCGGTTCGTGCTCCGGGGCCGATGCACGGCGGGCTCGGGAGCGGCCTCGTCGGTGACACGATCGGCGACCAACAGTTCCACGGGGGCGACGACCAGGCGGTGTATGCCTACGCTCGCGAAGACCTGGACAATTGGCAGACCGAACTGGAGCGCGAGATCGCCAACGGTGTGTTCGGTGAGAACCTGACGACGGCCGGTGTGGAGGTCACCCACGCCGTGATCGGTGAACGATGGCGCGTCGGTTCCGGCGGCCTCGAGCTCGAAGTGTCCCGTCCGCGTATCCCGTGCCGGACGTTCGCCAACTGGTTGCAGATCAATGGCTGGGTGAAAACCTTTACCAGAAAGGCGATCCCGGGCGCGTACCTACGGCTGGTCACACCGGGCCCGGTGTCACCCGGCGATGAGATCACGGTGACCAGCCGGCCCGATCACGGCATCACCATCGGACTCGTGTTCCGCGCGCTCACCCTGGAACCCCAACACTTGCCCGAGATCCTGCGGGCCGAGGCACTGCCGGAACCTCTGCGCGAGCTTGCCGAACGCCGCACCAAACAAGGTTGA
- a CDS encoding HD domain-containing protein produces MTTSLTGNIAGIELPDTALVRETTEYIRDVEDDLLFHHSRRVFYFGALQGLRRGLQPDLELLYVGAMFHDIGLTEGYRTTSKLRFEVDGANAARDFLLQRGVDEAAARKVWLGIALHTTPGIPEFLDPEIALVTAGVETDVLGIGRDDLTPDVLAAVTAAHPRPDFKNRILRAFTDGVQQRPGSTFGTVNADVLAHFDDSFVREDFVEIILKNSWPE; encoded by the coding sequence ATGACGACTTCACTGACCGGCAACATCGCCGGCATCGAATTGCCAGATACCGCACTGGTACGCGAAACCACCGAATACATCCGTGATGTCGAGGATGATCTGCTGTTCCATCATTCCCGTCGAGTGTTCTACTTCGGCGCGTTGCAGGGCCTGCGTCGCGGCCTGCAACCCGATCTCGAACTGCTCTACGTGGGGGCGATGTTTCACGACATCGGGCTGACCGAGGGCTACCGCACGACTTCGAAACTGCGCTTTGAGGTCGACGGCGCCAACGCGGCGCGGGATTTCTTGCTGCAGCGCGGCGTCGACGAGGCTGCCGCACGCAAGGTTTGGCTCGGTATCGCCCTGCACACGACACCGGGGATCCCTGAGTTCTTGGACCCGGAAATCGCCCTGGTGACAGCCGGTGTGGAAACCGACGTACTCGGGATCGGCCGCGATGACCTGACACCCGATGTGCTCGCTGCCGTCACTGCGGCACATCCGCGACCGGACTTCAAGAACCGGATTCTGCGCGCGTTCACCGACGGAGTGCAACAGCGACCTGGGTCGACCTTCGGCACCGTCAACGCCGATGTGCTCGCACACTTCGACGATTCGTTCGTGCGCGAGGACTTCGTCGAGATCATCCTCAAGAACAGCTGGCCGGAATAG
- a CDS encoding cupin domain-containing protein, protein MSFTTGATLTVIRPGEGDIAEIPGFGAVFKLTGRTTGGLVSIVEHPFAVGMITAAHRHTNEDEHSIVLSGEIGFRSDDSEVVLGPGGYITKPRGQMHAMWNAGSVPGRIIEVITPSNGFENYFRELGELLASHGEPGPDSPALHTTAEFTELSKKYGLTYGVPEWFDDVVNRYHLNPPTH, encoded by the coding sequence ATGTCATTCACCACAGGTGCAACCCTCACAGTGATCCGACCCGGCGAGGGCGACATTGCTGAAATCCCGGGCTTCGGTGCGGTTTTCAAGCTCACAGGTCGCACAACCGGCGGCCTGGTGTCCATTGTCGAGCACCCCTTTGCGGTCGGCATGATTACTGCGGCGCACCGACATACCAACGAGGACGAGCACTCGATCGTGCTGTCGGGTGAGATCGGCTTCCGATCCGATGACAGTGAGGTCGTACTGGGCCCGGGCGGGTACATCACCAAGCCACGCGGACAGATGCACGCGATGTGGAACGCCGGTTCGGTGCCCGGTCGCATCATTGAAGTCATCACGCCGAGTAATGGTTTCGAGAACTACTTCCGTGAACTCGGCGAGCTGCTCGCCTCACACGGGGAGCCGGGGCCGGACAGTCCCGCCCTGCACACCACCGCCGAGTTCACCGAGCTGTCGAAGAAGTATGGCCTCACCTACGGCGTCCCGGAATGGTTCGACGACGTCGTGAACCGCTATCACCTGAATCCACCCACCCATTGA
- a CDS encoding GlxA family transcriptional regulator: MAQDVGPRDIVIVVFDGMKLLDAAGPAEVFAEANRFGADYRLRIASVDGSDVVTSIGTAFAVTDRIAEIDGADTVLVAGGDNLVGRPIDPALVAALREVPPHTRRLASICTGSFILAEAGLLDGRRATTHWRHARLLARAYPDISVESDAIFVKAGDVYTSAGVSAGIDLALALVEADHGGDLVRDVARSLVVYLKRAGGQSQFSTLIESVAPAASALRRVTDAIGADPTADHSVRSLAALASMSTRQLTRLFQAELGTTPARYVEMVRVDVARAALDAGRQVGDTARLAGFGSAETLRRVFTNHLGVSPKAYRDRFRTTSGD; this comes from the coding sequence ATGGCACAGGATGTAGGTCCACGTGACATCGTGATCGTGGTCTTCGACGGCATGAAACTGCTCGACGCGGCCGGACCGGCGGAGGTGTTCGCCGAGGCCAACCGGTTCGGCGCGGACTACCGACTGCGGATCGCCTCGGTCGACGGCAGCGACGTCGTCACCTCGATCGGCACCGCATTCGCGGTGACCGATCGGATTGCCGAGATCGACGGTGCCGACACGGTTTTGGTGGCCGGCGGCGACAACCTAGTCGGCCGCCCGATCGATCCCGCACTGGTGGCCGCGCTACGCGAGGTGCCTCCACATACCCGACGACTGGCCTCGATCTGCACCGGGTCATTCATCCTGGCCGAGGCCGGACTGCTCGACGGCCGCCGCGCCACAACCCATTGGCGGCACGCACGTCTGCTGGCACGGGCCTATCCCGACATCTCGGTCGAGTCCGACGCGATATTCGTCAAGGCCGGAGATGTCTACACCTCAGCCGGCGTCTCGGCCGGTATCGACCTGGCGCTGGCCCTCGTGGAAGCCGACCACGGCGGCGACCTGGTGCGCGACGTCGCCAGATCTCTCGTGGTCTATCTCAAGCGCGCCGGCGGCCAATCACAGTTCTCCACCCTGATCGAGTCGGTTGCGCCCGCCGCCTCGGCACTGCGCCGGGTCACCGATGCGATCGGGGCTGACCCCACCGCGGACCACAGCGTGAGAAGCCTTGCCGCACTGGCATCTATGAGCACCCGACAGCTGACCCGACTGTTCCAGGCCGAGCTGGGGACCACACCGGCACGCTACGTCGAAATGGTGCGTGTCGACGTCGCGCGCGCCGCTCTCGATGCCGGGCGCCAGGTGGGCGACACGGCCCGGCTGGCCGGGTTCGGCAGCGCAGAGACCCTGCGACGGGTGTTCACCAACCACCTCGGGGTCTCACCGAAGGCCTACCGGGACCGGTTTCGCACCACGTCGGGTGACTGA
- a CDS encoding Rv0518 family GDSL lipase — protein MGRLTTFLVSLGLVVGLFAQAPQQRFVTSGLDPQINHVAVIGDSYTTGMVAEGGMGPKNWATLAWQKLAQRGVQVDADVVAEGGAGYEARGNRGSVFADLTPKAVRPDDALIVFFGSRNDKDADLGAVTRLSHDALTTARQAAPTARILVIGPPWVNPDVPPNLLGVRDILRDQARQVGATFVDPIAERWFFDNPELIGADGIHPTDAGHAYMADKIAPLIGKELPRWI, from the coding sequence GTGGGTCGTCTGACCACTTTTCTCGTGTCACTCGGTCTGGTGGTCGGGCTGTTCGCGCAGGCTCCTCAGCAGCGCTTCGTCACCTCGGGTCTGGATCCTCAGATCAACCACGTCGCGGTGATCGGGGATTCCTACACCACCGGCATGGTTGCCGAAGGCGGGATGGGGCCGAAGAACTGGGCCACGTTGGCCTGGCAGAAGCTGGCGCAACGGGGTGTGCAGGTGGATGCCGACGTGGTGGCAGAGGGCGGCGCCGGCTATGAGGCGCGGGGAAACCGGGGCAGCGTCTTCGCAGACCTGACACCCAAGGCGGTGCGGCCTGATGACGCGTTGATCGTGTTCTTCGGGTCGCGCAACGACAAGGACGCCGATCTGGGTGCGGTCACCCGGCTGAGCCACGATGCCCTGACGACGGCGCGCCAGGCCGCTCCCACGGCCCGGATATTGGTGATCGGTCCGCCGTGGGTGAATCCAGATGTTCCGCCGAATCTGCTCGGGGTGCGTGACATCCTGCGCGATCAGGCCCGACAGGTCGGGGCGACATTCGTCGACCCGATCGCCGAGCGCTGGTTCTTCGACAATCCGGAGCTGATCGGAGCCGACGGCATACATCCGACCGACGCGGGCCACGCCTACATGGCGGACAAGATCGCACCGCTGATCGGCAAAGAGCTGCCGCGCTGGATCTGA
- a CDS encoding acyltransferase family protein, with protein sequence MRGAEIKALTGLRIVAAVWVVLFHFRPLLYQVAPDITEALAPVLDRGAQGVDLFFILSGFVLTWNYIDRMGPAWSARATLHFLWLRLSRVWPVYLVTLHLAALWLIFTLNVGHIPPEDTSGYNAVSYFRQLFLVQLWFEPYFDGSSWDGPAWSISAEWLAYLLFGALILVIFRIARATRARSLVLLAIAAALPPVVLLMATGHFYTPWSWLPRIVMQFTAGALACAAVRKLHLSDRTQRNAGYLSIVLGAIIVGGLYFFDKHPLNTVGDAGGMVDILFVPQVVALAVGVGSLPALLSTRLLVYGGQISFGLYMVHELVHTAWIWTTRQFELTLTPTLSGKATLLGLFAISLVGAIALYHLVEEPARRWMRRMVDIRPVDPATKKLHRIDTDSADRADEVSARAG encoded by the coding sequence GTGCGCGGCGCAGAGATCAAGGCCCTGACGGGACTGCGCATCGTCGCAGCGGTGTGGGTGGTCCTGTTCCACTTCCGGCCCCTGCTCTATCAGGTGGCACCCGACATCACGGAGGCTCTTGCTCCCGTGCTGGACCGCGGTGCTCAGGGCGTCGATCTGTTCTTCATCCTCAGCGGATTCGTCCTGACCTGGAATTACATCGACCGGATGGGCCCGGCCTGGTCCGCCCGGGCCACCCTGCACTTCTTGTGGTTGCGGCTGTCGCGGGTGTGGCCGGTGTACCTCGTCACCCTGCATCTGGCCGCGCTGTGGCTGATCTTCACTCTCAACGTCGGGCACATCCCGCCCGAGGACACCAGCGGCTACAACGCCGTCAGCTATTTCCGGCAGCTGTTCCTGGTCCAACTGTGGTTCGAGCCCTACTTCGACGGCAGTAGCTGGGACGGACCGGCTTGGTCGATCAGTGCCGAGTGGTTGGCCTACCTGTTGTTCGGAGCCCTGATCCTGGTGATCTTCCGGATCGCCCGCGCCACCCGGGCGCGGAGCCTGGTCCTGCTGGCCATCGCCGCAGCACTACCGCCGGTCGTGCTGTTGATGGCCACTGGCCACTTCTACACGCCGTGGAGTTGGCTGCCCCGGATCGTCATGCAGTTCACCGCCGGTGCGCTGGCGTGTGCGGCGGTGCGCAAGCTGCACCTGTCCGATCGCACGCAGCGGAATGCTGGGTACCTGTCGATCGTGTTGGGCGCCATCATCGTCGGCGGTCTGTACTTCTTCGACAAGCACCCGTTGAACACCGTCGGAGACGCCGGCGGCATGGTCGACATCTTGTTCGTCCCGCAGGTGGTCGCCCTGGCGGTGGGTGTCGGCAGCCTGCCCGCGCTGCTGTCCACCCGACTGCTGGTGTACGGCGGACAGATTTCGTTCGGGCTGTACATGGTGCACGAGCTGGTGCATACCGCCTGGATCTGGACCACCAGGCAGTTCGAGCTGACGCTGACACCCACGCTCTCGGGCAAGGCGACGCTGCTCGGCCTCTTCGCGATCTCGCTGGTCGGCGCGATCGCGCTGTATCACCTCGTGGAGGAGCCGGCGAGACGCTGGATGCGCAGAATGGTCGACATCCGACCGGTCGACCCGGCCACCAAGAAACTGCACCGCATCGATACCGACTCTGCAGACCGGGCCGACGAGGTTTCGGCTCGCGCGGGCTGA
- a CDS encoding alkaline phosphatase family protein, protein MEPARPDADAPHLADVVPSVLAAMGVPGFEARIAWPGPVRGACVLLIDGLGAELLAAHAADAPVLTSMADAAGDRKLHVGFPSTTAAGLAAIGTGHRSGEHGFVGYSFRVPEARPEFDVINALRWRPHPWGPDLRDRVVPEQIQPLPTTFERAGAAGFEVSVVSGAEHAASGLTRAILRGGRYVGVHALGDLAAGVVAAVAGSGFCYGYHADLDLVGHLHGPGSPGWRMQLRQVDRLVESVVEALPSECLLTVVADHGMVAVDPAATVDIDECEPLRSGVVAVGGEARARHVYTAPGADDDVLAAWRATLADAAWVMSRDEAIAAGWFGPHVRDDVRWRIGDVVAAARDSAALLRRHAEPMESALVGHHGSLTSAEQYVPLLSAIG, encoded by the coding sequence GTGGAGCCTGCCCGTCCGGATGCTGATGCACCTCACCTGGCCGATGTGGTCCCGTCCGTGCTCGCCGCGATGGGCGTACCCGGGTTCGAAGCGCGGATCGCCTGGCCCGGCCCGGTCCGTGGCGCATGCGTGCTGCTGATCGACGGGCTCGGCGCCGAGCTTCTGGCTGCCCATGCCGCCGACGCGCCCGTACTCACGTCGATGGCCGACGCCGCAGGCGACCGAAAACTGCACGTCGGGTTCCCGTCGACGACGGCCGCGGGACTGGCCGCGATCGGCACCGGACACCGCTCGGGCGAGCACGGATTCGTCGGCTACTCGTTCCGGGTTCCGGAAGCACGTCCGGAATTCGACGTGATCAATGCGTTGCGGTGGCGTCCGCATCCGTGGGGGCCGGACCTTCGCGACCGCGTGGTTCCCGAGCAGATCCAACCGCTGCCGACGACCTTCGAACGCGCCGGGGCCGCCGGTTTCGAGGTCTCCGTGGTCTCCGGTGCCGAGCATGCCGCATCAGGTTTGACCCGGGCGATCCTGCGCGGCGGGCGATACGTCGGGGTCCATGCCCTCGGCGACCTCGCCGCCGGGGTGGTCGCCGCGGTCGCAGGCAGCGGATTCTGTTACGGATATCACGCGGACCTCGATCTGGTGGGTCATCTGCACGGACCCGGCTCGCCCGGGTGGCGCATGCAGCTGCGGCAGGTCGACCGGCTGGTGGAGTCAGTCGTGGAGGCGCTCCCCTCGGAGTGCCTGCTGACCGTGGTGGCCGATCACGGCATGGTTGCGGTCGACCCGGCTGCGACCGTGGACATCGACGAGTGCGAACCGCTGCGCAGCGGCGTCGTCGCCGTCGGCGGTGAAGCCCGGGCGCGGCATGTCTACACCGCGCCCGGCGCGGACGACGACGTGCTCGCCGCGTGGCGCGCCACCCTGGCGGATGCGGCATGGGTGATGTCGCGTGACGAAGCCATCGCGGCGGGATGGTTCGGTCCGCACGTACGCGATGACGTCCGGTGGCGTATCGGCGACGTCGTGGCCGCAGCCCGCGACTCGGCCGCCTTGCTCAGGCGGCACGCCGAACCGATGGAGTCCGCATTGGTCGGCCATCACGGTTCGCTGACGAGCGCAGAACAATATGTCCCGCTGTTGTCGGCGATCGGCTGA
- a CDS encoding DUF732 domain-containing protein: MKLAGLAVIGAAAAIAFAAPAHAEIDTDFANELHTFGIYGQRDYNAWIAKIMCKRLHNGVDHTAQDSVGFVKKQLAKDSTDAQSWQFTGTAINYYCPDQRFVYEQAAH; this comes from the coding sequence ATGAAGCTTGCAGGGCTGGCAGTGATCGGTGCCGCGGCGGCAATCGCCTTCGCCGCTCCCGCACATGCCGAGATTGATACTGATTTCGCCAATGAGCTGCACACCTTCGGTATCTACGGGCAGCGTGACTACAACGCCTGGATCGCCAAGATCATGTGCAAGCGGTTGCACAACGGTGTCGACCACACCGCCCAGGACTCGGTCGGTTTCGTGAAGAAGCAACTGGCCAAGGACAGCACCGACGCCCAGTCCTGGCAGTTCACCGGCACCGCCATCAACTACTACTGCCCCGATCAGCGGTTCGTCTACGAACAGGCCGCGCACTAA
- a CDS encoding DUF5078 domain-containing protein: MSNRTSVKNLIRTGVATCAVAASLAGAGIASADATDDYPIPNRILRTPCTAEQIMAAARDVEPVYYERYMIDYNNKPVADQQGAQDRIHWFFSMDYAGRRQYSENMATNAFFENMSWRWPNWAKLFFNNKGVAANTTDVCQNYPPNDMSVWDWH, encoded by the coding sequence ATGTCCAACCGCACCAGCGTCAAGAACCTGATCCGCACCGGCGTGGCCACCTGCGCGGTGGCCGCCAGCCTGGCCGGCGCCGGCATCGCAAGCGCCGACGCCACCGACGACTACCCGATCCCCAACCGGATCCTGCGCACCCCCTGCACCGCCGAACAGATCATGGCCGCCGCCCGCGACGTCGAACCCGTCTACTACGAGCGCTACATGATCGACTACAACAACAAGCCCGTCGCCGACCAGCAAGGCGCCCAGGACCGCATCCACTGGTTCTTCTCCATGGACTACGCCGGCCGCCGCCAATACTCCGAGAACATGGCCACCAACGCCTTCTTCGAGAACATGTCCTGGCGCTGGCCGAACTGGGCCAAGCTGTTCTTCAACAACAAGGGCGTCGCCGCCAACACCACCGACGTCTGCCAGAACTACCCACCCAACGACATGTCCGTCTGGGACTGGCACTGA
- a CDS encoding MmpS family transport accessory protein produces MTNATKSPSRKQFSISGLAKKFWIPLIIIVVVVVGGFTVMRVRTFFGAGDGSGFSSAKVDDTKPFDPKVVVYEIYGEPGATADVNYLDLDAQPQRIDGVSLPWSLRLESTAPSVFPNIVAQGNGSTISCRITVDDELKDERTSNGVNAQTFCLVKSA; encoded by the coding sequence ATGACCAACGCGACGAAAAGCCCTAGCCGGAAACAGTTTTCCATTTCGGGCCTGGCCAAGAAGTTCTGGATTCCGTTGATCATCATCGTGGTGGTGGTGGTCGGCGGATTCACGGTGATGCGGGTGCGCACCTTCTTCGGCGCAGGCGACGGGTCCGGCTTCTCCAGCGCCAAGGTCGATGACACCAAGCCGTTCGATCCCAAGGTCGTGGTCTATGAGATCTACGGCGAGCCGGGAGCGACCGCGGACGTGAACTACCTCGATCTCGACGCCCAGCCCCAGCGCATCGACGGCGTCTCCCTGCCATGGTCACTGCGGCTGGAATCCACCGCGCCGTCGGTGTTCCCCAACATCGTCGCCCAGGGCAACGGAAGCACCATCAGCTGCCGCATCACCGTCGATGACGAACTCAAGGACGAGAGAACCTCCAACGGCGTGAACGCCCAGACCTTCTGCTTGGTGAAATCTGCATGA